A section of the Acropora muricata isolate sample 2 chromosome 4, ASM3666990v1, whole genome shotgun sequence genome encodes:
- the LOC136914201 gene encoding uncharacterized protein isoform X2, protein MLLIHKTWCGACKALKPTFSKSEDIAELSKDFVMVNVEDEEEPKDEKYRPDGRYIPRILFLSPGGKVMDEFYNKKGKHKDTRYYYGKSSEIIESMKAVLESKGNKETEKDEEEPEIIENNVLARGFGDRIKWVAYDEGLKEIKNSDKLMFLLIHKSWCGSCKALKPKLAKSMGFAKMSRHFVMVNTEDEEEPKGSQFVIDGEYIPRVLFLSPEGKVMDEIWNEGTKHPHVKYYYSTPQELMAAMTRALKMKEGGFQENPEDKKEDKKTEAMLTGKDPWWKPKDTDENLSRGFGDNIKWVSYENGLKEIKNSNKKMLLIIHKSWCSSCKALKPKLAKHQEFAELSKKFVMVNTGDIDEAKGEQFDVDGKYVPRIFFLDSNGNVEKDIWNEGTKHKHVKYYYQDGEELVAAMKRALKIEDKPKPASDNGWGKDIKWYSVEEGFEKAKESKTPVMLIVHKSWCGACKSLKKKVAKSSEIAELSKKFIMINIEDDSGKSAEKFDVDGAYAPRMFFIDPFTSQIMKEFHNKDPAFKDYKYAYGEPKDLAAMMKKVLDKGVDESVSPDRGFGDHFKWMKLDHALKEAEKSNKPILMVLHKSWCQISQDLKTKFAESKEIADLSKNFVMVNLEDDEIPKDGRYDVDGSYVPRIVFLDSKGNLKKDIDNEDTDLDKTKFFYKTPEEIVKSMKKLLPEPASLDRGFGKHINWTTMEQGLKEAKKSEKPVMLIIHKSWCGACKALKPVIAESKQIANFSKEFVMINVEDDEEPKDEQFNVDGKYFPRIFFLNHKGVVQKDLHNTDLENIKFKFFYNDDEELIHTMKTALKKLAKLPPTLDRGLGKEINWVKLEDSYAEAKKSWKPILLLIHKSWCSACQAFKPKFAASEKIKELSKDLVMVNVEDEFDLHAKTFDIDGAYIPRIIFMDPLGNVMEKVSNAGTVYKESKYYYWEATAVVRSMQKALDKVKAMSRPKEEL, encoded by the exons ATGTTGCTTATTCACAAGACTTGGTGTGGAGCATGTAAAG CCTTAAAGCCAACATTTTCCAAGTCTGAAGATATTGCAGAGCTCAGTAAAGACTTCGTGATGGTGAATGTGGAG GACGAAGAGGAACCCAAAGATGAGAAATATCGCCCAGACGGAAGATATATTCctagaattttgtttttgt CGCCTGGTGGTAAGGTTATGGatgaattttacaataaaaagggAAAACACAAAGATACTAGATACTACTATGGAAAAAGCTCCGAGA TCATCGAGAGCATGAAGGCAGTCTTAGAATCCAAAGGAAATAAAGAAACGGAGAAAGATGAAGAGGAACCTGAAATCATAGAAAACAACGTTTTGGCTAGAG gttttggtgaTCGCATCAAGTGGGTTGCTTATGATGAGGGATTAAAGGAAATCAAAAACAG cgATAAATTAATGTTCCTGTTAATACACAAGTCCTGGTGTGGGTCATGCAAAG CTCTAAAGCCCAAGCTTGCAAAGTCAATGGGATTTGCCAAAATGAGTAGACACTTTGTGATGGTTAACACAGAGGACGAAGAAGAACCTAAAGGAAGTCAATTTGTAATTGATGGAGAGTACATCCCGagagttttgtttttaa gTCCCGAAGGGAAAGTCATGGACGAGATTTGGAATGAGGGCACGAAACATCCGCACGTAAAATATTATTACAGCACCCCGCAAGAGT TAATGGCAGCAATGACCAGAGCTCTAAAAATGAAGGAAGGAGGATTTCAAG AAAATCCAGAGGATAAGAAAGAGGACAAAAAAACAGAAGCAATGTTAACAGGAAAGGATCCCTGGTGGAAACCGAAGGACACCGATGAAAACTTGTCAAGAG GTTTTGGCGATAACATTAAATGGGTATCATACGAAAACGGATTAAAAGAAATCAAGAATAG TAATAAGAAAATGCTCCTAATTATCCACAAATCCTGGTGCAGTTCTTGTAAAG CCTTGAAACCCAAGCTGGCAAAACACCAGGAGTTTGCGGAACTCAGCAAGAAGTTTGTTATGGTCAATACTGGAGATATCGATGAAGCTAAAGGAGAGCAGTTTGATGTGGATGGCAAATATGTACCAAGGATTTTCTTTCTGG ATTCTAACGGAAATGTGGAGAAGGACATATGGAATGAAGGAACAAAACACAAGCACgtgaaatattattatcaagATGGAGAAGAAT TGGTTGCCGCGATGAAGAGAGCATTGAAGATTGAAGATAAACCCAAACCAGCCTCTGACAATG GATGGGGTAAGGACATCAAATGGTATTCGGTAGAAGAAGGCTTTGAAAAGGCTAAAGAAAG CAAAACACCAGTGATGCTAATCGTTCACAAGTCCTGGTGCGGTGCTTGCAAAT CTTTGAAGAAGAAGGTTGCCAAATCCAGTGAGATCGCTGAATTAAGCAAAAAATTTATCATGATCAACATCGAG GACGACAGTGGAAAATCAGCGGAAAAGTTTGATGTTGATGGAGCTTATGCGCCGCGAATGTTTTTTATAG ATCCTTTCACGAGCCAGATAATGAAAGAATTTCACAACAAAGATCCCGCTTTCAAGGATTATAAGTACGCCTATGGAGAACCGAAAGACC tTGCGGCCATGATGAAGAAAGTTCTCGACAAAGGTGTCGATGAGAGTGTTTCACCAGACAGAG GTTTTGGTGATCATTTTAAGTGGATGAAACTTGACCACGCTCTCAAAGAAGCTGAAAAATC GAATAAACCGATTTTGATGGTTTTGCATAAAAGTTGGTGCCAAATTAGTCAGG ATCTCAAAACTAAATTCGCTGAATCAAAGGAAATCGCAGATCTTAGCAAGAATTTTGTCATGGTTAATCTGGAG GATGATGAAATACCAAAGGATGGAAGATACGATGTGGATGGGTCATACGTTCCAAGGATTGTCTTCTTAG ATTCCAAAGGCAATTTGAAGAAGGATATAGATAACGAAGACACTGACCTCGATAAAACAAAGTTTTTCTACAAGACCCCTGAAGAAA ttgTGAAGTctatgaagaagctattgcCAGAGCCAGCATCCCTAGACAGAG GATTTGGAAAGCATATCAACTGGACCACAATGGAACAAGGCCTTaaagaagcaaagaaaag TGAAAAGCCAGTGATGTTGATCATACACAAGTCCTGGTGTGGAGCATGCAAAG cctTGAAACCAGTTATCGCCGAATCTAAACAAATCGCCAACTTCAGTAAAGAGTTTGTCATGATAAATGTTGAA GATGACGAAGAACCCAAAGATGAGCAATTTAACGTTGATGGGAAATATTTTCCTAGAATCTTTTTTCTGA ATCACAAAGGTGTTGTACAAAAAGACCTGCATAATACAGACCTGGAAAATATaaaattcaagttcttttacaATGACGATGAAGAAT tGATACACACGATGAAAACAGCTTTGAAGAAACTCGCCAAGCTACCACCGACCTTGGATAGAG gaTTGGGTAAAGAAATCAACTGGGTAAAGCTTGAAGATTCTTATGCCGAAGCAAAGAAGAG TTGGAAACCAATACTCTTGTTAATTCACAAAAGCTGGTGCAGCGCTTGTCAAG cttttaaacCTAAATTTGCTGCTTCTGAAAAGATTAAAGAACTCAGCAAAGATTTAGTCATGGTCAACGTGGAG GATGAATTTGATCTGCACGCAAAGACGTTCGATATCGATGGTGCTTATATTCCAAGAATCATTTTTATGG ATCCTCTAGGTAATGTCATGGAAAAGGTGTCTAACGCAGGAACTGTTTACAAAGAGAGTAAATATTACTATTGGGAAGCCACCGCAG
- the LOC136914201 gene encoding uncharacterized protein isoform X1 translates to MKQWKHVAIVLFSFAFSVLCEPEEPLDRGWGENIKWRTFEDGLKEAEKSDKPLMLLIHKTWCGACKALKPTFSKSEDIAELSKDFVMVNVEDEEEPKDEKYRPDGRYIPRILFLSPGGKVMDEFYNKKGKHKDTRYYYGKSSEIIESMKAVLESKGNKETEKDEEEPEIIENNVLARGFGDRIKWVAYDEGLKEIKNSDKLMFLLIHKSWCGSCKALKPKLAKSMGFAKMSRHFVMVNTEDEEEPKGSQFVIDGEYIPRVLFLSPEGKVMDEIWNEGTKHPHVKYYYSTPQELMAAMTRALKMKEGGFQENPEDKKEDKKTEAMLTGKDPWWKPKDTDENLSRGFGDNIKWVSYENGLKEIKNSNKKMLLIIHKSWCSSCKALKPKLAKHQEFAELSKKFVMVNTGDIDEAKGEQFDVDGKYVPRIFFLDSNGNVEKDIWNEGTKHKHVKYYYQDGEELVAAMKRALKIEDKPKPASDNGWGKDIKWYSVEEGFEKAKESKTPVMLIVHKSWCGACKSLKKKVAKSSEIAELSKKFIMINIEDDSGKSAEKFDVDGAYAPRMFFIDPFTSQIMKEFHNKDPAFKDYKYAYGEPKDLAAMMKKVLDKGVDESVSPDRGFGDHFKWMKLDHALKEAEKSNKPILMVLHKSWCQISQDLKTKFAESKEIADLSKNFVMVNLEDDEIPKDGRYDVDGSYVPRIVFLDSKGNLKKDIDNEDTDLDKTKFFYKTPEEIVKSMKKLLPEPASLDRGFGKHINWTTMEQGLKEAKKSEKPVMLIIHKSWCGACKALKPVIAESKQIANFSKEFVMINVEDDEEPKDEQFNVDGKYFPRIFFLNHKGVVQKDLHNTDLENIKFKFFYNDDEELIHTMKTALKKLAKLPPTLDRGLGKEINWVKLEDSYAEAKKSWKPILLLIHKSWCSACQAFKPKFAASEKIKELSKDLVMVNVEDEFDLHAKTFDIDGAYIPRIIFMDPLGNVMEKVSNAGTVYKESKYYYWEATAVVRSMQKALDKVKAMSRPKEEL, encoded by the exons ATGAAGCAGTGGAAACATGTGGCGATAGTTTTATTTAGCTTTGCCTTTTCTGTCCTGTGCGAGCCAGAAGAACCTCTCGATAGAG GCTGGGGGGAAAACATCAAGTGGAGAACATTTGAAGATGGTTTGAAAGAAGCGGAAAAGAG TGATAAGCCATTGATGTTGCTTATTCACAAGACTTGGTGTGGAGCATGTAAAG CCTTAAAGCCAACATTTTCCAAGTCTGAAGATATTGCAGAGCTCAGTAAAGACTTCGTGATGGTGAATGTGGAG GACGAAGAGGAACCCAAAGATGAGAAATATCGCCCAGACGGAAGATATATTCctagaattttgtttttgt CGCCTGGTGGTAAGGTTATGGatgaattttacaataaaaagggAAAACACAAAGATACTAGATACTACTATGGAAAAAGCTCCGAGA TCATCGAGAGCATGAAGGCAGTCTTAGAATCCAAAGGAAATAAAGAAACGGAGAAAGATGAAGAGGAACCTGAAATCATAGAAAACAACGTTTTGGCTAGAG gttttggtgaTCGCATCAAGTGGGTTGCTTATGATGAGGGATTAAAGGAAATCAAAAACAG cgATAAATTAATGTTCCTGTTAATACACAAGTCCTGGTGTGGGTCATGCAAAG CTCTAAAGCCCAAGCTTGCAAAGTCAATGGGATTTGCCAAAATGAGTAGACACTTTGTGATGGTTAACACAGAGGACGAAGAAGAACCTAAAGGAAGTCAATTTGTAATTGATGGAGAGTACATCCCGagagttttgtttttaa gTCCCGAAGGGAAAGTCATGGACGAGATTTGGAATGAGGGCACGAAACATCCGCACGTAAAATATTATTACAGCACCCCGCAAGAGT TAATGGCAGCAATGACCAGAGCTCTAAAAATGAAGGAAGGAGGATTTCAAG AAAATCCAGAGGATAAGAAAGAGGACAAAAAAACAGAAGCAATGTTAACAGGAAAGGATCCCTGGTGGAAACCGAAGGACACCGATGAAAACTTGTCAAGAG GTTTTGGCGATAACATTAAATGGGTATCATACGAAAACGGATTAAAAGAAATCAAGAATAG TAATAAGAAAATGCTCCTAATTATCCACAAATCCTGGTGCAGTTCTTGTAAAG CCTTGAAACCCAAGCTGGCAAAACACCAGGAGTTTGCGGAACTCAGCAAGAAGTTTGTTATGGTCAATACTGGAGATATCGATGAAGCTAAAGGAGAGCAGTTTGATGTGGATGGCAAATATGTACCAAGGATTTTCTTTCTGG ATTCTAACGGAAATGTGGAGAAGGACATATGGAATGAAGGAACAAAACACAAGCACgtgaaatattattatcaagATGGAGAAGAAT TGGTTGCCGCGATGAAGAGAGCATTGAAGATTGAAGATAAACCCAAACCAGCCTCTGACAATG GATGGGGTAAGGACATCAAATGGTATTCGGTAGAAGAAGGCTTTGAAAAGGCTAAAGAAAG CAAAACACCAGTGATGCTAATCGTTCACAAGTCCTGGTGCGGTGCTTGCAAAT CTTTGAAGAAGAAGGTTGCCAAATCCAGTGAGATCGCTGAATTAAGCAAAAAATTTATCATGATCAACATCGAG GACGACAGTGGAAAATCAGCGGAAAAGTTTGATGTTGATGGAGCTTATGCGCCGCGAATGTTTTTTATAG ATCCTTTCACGAGCCAGATAATGAAAGAATTTCACAACAAAGATCCCGCTTTCAAGGATTATAAGTACGCCTATGGAGAACCGAAAGACC tTGCGGCCATGATGAAGAAAGTTCTCGACAAAGGTGTCGATGAGAGTGTTTCACCAGACAGAG GTTTTGGTGATCATTTTAAGTGGATGAAACTTGACCACGCTCTCAAAGAAGCTGAAAAATC GAATAAACCGATTTTGATGGTTTTGCATAAAAGTTGGTGCCAAATTAGTCAGG ATCTCAAAACTAAATTCGCTGAATCAAAGGAAATCGCAGATCTTAGCAAGAATTTTGTCATGGTTAATCTGGAG GATGATGAAATACCAAAGGATGGAAGATACGATGTGGATGGGTCATACGTTCCAAGGATTGTCTTCTTAG ATTCCAAAGGCAATTTGAAGAAGGATATAGATAACGAAGACACTGACCTCGATAAAACAAAGTTTTTCTACAAGACCCCTGAAGAAA ttgTGAAGTctatgaagaagctattgcCAGAGCCAGCATCCCTAGACAGAG GATTTGGAAAGCATATCAACTGGACCACAATGGAACAAGGCCTTaaagaagcaaagaaaag TGAAAAGCCAGTGATGTTGATCATACACAAGTCCTGGTGTGGAGCATGCAAAG cctTGAAACCAGTTATCGCCGAATCTAAACAAATCGCCAACTTCAGTAAAGAGTTTGTCATGATAAATGTTGAA GATGACGAAGAACCCAAAGATGAGCAATTTAACGTTGATGGGAAATATTTTCCTAGAATCTTTTTTCTGA ATCACAAAGGTGTTGTACAAAAAGACCTGCATAATACAGACCTGGAAAATATaaaattcaagttcttttacaATGACGATGAAGAAT tGATACACACGATGAAAACAGCTTTGAAGAAACTCGCCAAGCTACCACCGACCTTGGATAGAG gaTTGGGTAAAGAAATCAACTGGGTAAAGCTTGAAGATTCTTATGCCGAAGCAAAGAAGAG TTGGAAACCAATACTCTTGTTAATTCACAAAAGCTGGTGCAGCGCTTGTCAAG cttttaaacCTAAATTTGCTGCTTCTGAAAAGATTAAAGAACTCAGCAAAGATTTAGTCATGGTCAACGTGGAG GATGAATTTGATCTGCACGCAAAGACGTTCGATATCGATGGTGCTTATATTCCAAGAATCATTTTTATGG ATCCTCTAGGTAATGTCATGGAAAAGGTGTCTAACGCAGGAACTGTTTACAAAGAGAGTAAATATTACTATTGGGAAGCCACCGCAG